Proteins encoded within one genomic window of bacterium:
- a CDS encoding lysophospholipid acyltransferase family protein: MPGAWKKVSHLLEYVAARVAIAALRAAPQRTALAFGGRLGEFAWDRIGMRRGEVRRELALSFPDLGAPELESLGRRCYVNLGRVFVEMFLAPTLSTERMAALIEMDGRAVLEEALAEGRGVVNVTFHYGDWELMGAYTARLGYPLDVIARGQKNPWFHRYVTRMRTASGMRLIPVTQAPRAVPRALRQGRIVSFLADQDAHGEGEFVPFLGRPASTPKGPALYAFRYGCPVVFTLMLPLPDGRWRVHFERAPRPETVDREQFVRELTAWYTRRLEDFVRQRPEHWFWPHRRWKTRPPGD; the protein is encoded by the coding sequence GTGCCGGGCGCCTGGAAAAAAGTCTCCCATCTGCTCGAATATGTCGCGGCCCGTGTCGCAATCGCGGCCTTGCGTGCCGCACCCCAGCGGACCGCCCTGGCGTTCGGCGGACGGCTGGGCGAGTTCGCCTGGGACCGGATCGGGATGCGGCGCGGGGAAGTGCGGCGCGAGCTGGCCCTCTCGTTCCCGGACCTGGGCGCGCCGGAGCTGGAAAGCCTGGGCCGGCGCTGCTACGTAAACCTGGGGCGGGTGTTCGTGGAGATGTTCCTCGCTCCCACGCTCTCCACCGAACGGATGGCCGCGCTGATCGAGATGGACGGCCGCGCGGTGCTGGAGGAGGCCCTGGCCGAGGGCCGCGGCGTGGTGAACGTGACTTTCCACTACGGCGACTGGGAACTGATGGGCGCCTACACCGCCCGCCTGGGCTACCCGCTGGACGTGATCGCGCGGGGGCAGAAAAACCCCTGGTTCCACCGCTATGTCACCCGGATGCGCACTGCGAGCGGGATGCGCCTGATCCCGGTGACCCAGGCCCCACGCGCCGTGCCGCGCGCGTTGCGCCAGGGACGGATAGTCAGTTTCCTGGCCGACCAGGACGCCCACGGCGAGGGCGAGTTCGTCCCGTTTCTGGGACGGCCCGCCTCCACGCCCAAGGGCCCCGCGCTCTACGCGTTCCGCTACGGCTGCCCGGTGGTGTTCACGCTCATGTTGCCGCTGCCGGACGGGCGCTGGCGGGTGCATTTCGAGCGCGCGCCGCGGCCAGAAACTGTCGACCGGGAGCAGTTCGTGCGCGAGCTGACCGCCTGGTACACCCGCCGCCTGGAGGATTTTGTGCGCCAGCGGCCCGAGCACTGGTTCTGGCCGCACAGGAGATGGAAGACCCGGCCGCCGGGGGATTGA
- a CDS encoding peptidylprolyl isomerase has product MSAKLSRFLILSALTVLLAAGACQEPPPHNGMQLAALRDFEAQKHNRNVVVIETEYGEIVLVLMSNAAKTTARTFSDNVTRGFYDGLSFHYVAADDMIQGGDINSRDDDQSDDGAGDPGFSVPLEQGGRNLRGFVGLAHPAGEPDKGNSQFYILLRSKPELDGRYTVFGQVVDGLDVVQKISELPADADGHPLKKVVMKRVYVTERFL; this is encoded by the coding sequence ATGTCCGCCAAATTGAGCCGGTTCCTTATTTTGAGCGCCCTGACAGTTCTGCTCGCAGCGGGCGCCTGCCAGGAGCCGCCGCCGCACAACGGAATGCAGCTGGCGGCCCTCCGCGATTTCGAGGCCCAGAAACACAACCGCAACGTGGTGGTGATCGAGACCGAATACGGTGAGATCGTCCTCGTGCTGATGTCCAACGCCGCCAAAACGACCGCCAGGACGTTCAGCGACAATGTCACCCGCGGGTTCTACGACGGGCTGTCGTTCCACTACGTGGCGGCCGACGACATGATTCAGGGCGGGGACATCAACTCGCGGGACGACGACCAGTCGGACGACGGCGCCGGTGACCCCGGGTTCAGTGTGCCGCTGGAGCAGGGCGGCCGCAACCTGCGCGGCTTTGTCGGACTGGCGCATCCGGCCGGCGAGCCGGACAAGGGCAACAGCCAGTTCTACATCCTGCTCAGGAGCAAGCCCGAGCTGGACGGCCGCTACACGGTGTTCGGCCAGGTGGTGGACGGGCTGGATGTGGTGCAGAAAATTTCGGAGCTGCCCGCAGATGCGGACGGTCATCCGCTCAAGAAAGTTGTCATGAAGCGAGTCTACGTCACCGAGCGTTTCCTCTGA
- a CDS encoding DUF3857 domain-containing protein encodes MKAFHSRGQALAAALALSAALAAAPAAQAVAAPDLSAQEVQRLVSSAPGAAEYPEAGAIILYDHKRLTVKADGSQSLDEHILVKVLKDRGRGFGDQKRMYDEKTDSLSILTARTWLPDGSSVPVEDKAINVITPPELVGAAVYADIKQKVISFPSIGPDVVVELHVRTDSRPDTMVAGVRPYGDLEVFRGEEPVLDKSYELVLPESFHEPLVRTDNGLASAEVTREGGTRLYRWHSTNVPMITRIPDMPPVLAYAPSLLFSNVESWERLGRWLAAQFYPAAAPDEAIRAKAAELTRGCATPADSIRAISLFVQKNVRNIPLSLGLAGWKPHAASKVLENMYGEQLDKTVLLSSLLSAAGFENFPALTGADQIDVSSDQVPSAAQFSRMAVYVTRTVEDSVFSNPLYDGAKRSGMWLVPMARYNRYGYFNSGQAARAVVVMPSGGALFRTTEFPPEKSLSLTTASLKLDSQGNVSGRYETQCDGLFDAQARAALMDLTPVDLEKNFQQAANSINEGASLESWRLSDLKDLCLPASASLDFNAPELGVLQGDMLILRLPRAPFDFAGLPYFPQLREREYDFVSSGSFVLSSEVTLELPAGWQVAYSPQTDLSQSRFGNAVTACRVEAGRLVLTRRLTVTARRVSVADYAEFRSFLEQYSLPEKSLLLFERSAGKQASKR; translated from the coding sequence ATGAAAGCATTCCACAGCAGGGGTCAGGCCCTCGCCGCGGCACTCGCCCTGAGCGCGGCCCTGGCCGCCGCGCCCGCCGCACAGGCGGTTGCAGCCCCGGATTTGAGCGCCCAGGAGGTCCAGCGCCTGGTCAGCTCCGCCCCCGGGGCGGCCGAGTACCCCGAGGCCGGGGCGATCATTCTCTACGACCACAAGCGCCTGACTGTCAAGGCGGACGGATCGCAGAGCCTGGATGAGCACATTCTGGTCAAGGTCCTCAAGGACCGCGGCCGCGGTTTCGGCGACCAGAAACGCATGTACGACGAGAAGACCGACAGCCTGAGCATCCTCACCGCCCGCACCTGGCTGCCGGACGGCAGCAGCGTGCCGGTGGAGGACAAGGCGATCAACGTCATCACCCCGCCCGAGCTGGTCGGAGCGGCGGTCTACGCCGATATCAAGCAGAAAGTCATCTCGTTCCCCTCGATCGGCCCGGACGTGGTGGTGGAGCTGCACGTGCGTACGGACAGCCGCCCGGATACGATGGTGGCCGGGGTGCGCCCCTACGGCGACCTCGAGGTGTTCCGCGGCGAGGAGCCGGTGCTGGACAAGAGCTACGAGCTGGTGCTGCCCGAGTCGTTCCACGAGCCGCTGGTGCGCACGGACAACGGCCTGGCATCGGCCGAGGTGACGCGCGAGGGCGGCACGCGGCTCTACCGCTGGCATTCCACGAACGTTCCAATGATCACCCGCATCCCCGACATGCCTCCGGTGCTGGCCTATGCCCCCAGCCTGTTGTTTTCCAACGTGGAATCCTGGGAGAGGCTGGGCCGCTGGCTGGCCGCGCAGTTCTACCCCGCGGCCGCACCGGATGAGGCGATCCGCGCCAAGGCCGCCGAGCTGACCCGTGGCTGCGCCACGCCCGCCGACAGCATCCGCGCGATCAGCCTGTTCGTGCAGAAAAACGTGCGCAACATCCCGCTCAGCCTGGGCCTGGCCGGCTGGAAACCGCACGCCGCCTCCAAGGTGCTCGAAAACATGTACGGCGAGCAACTGGACAAAACCGTCCTTCTCAGCTCGCTTCTCAGCGCGGCCGGGTTCGAGAATTTCCCCGCCCTGACCGGAGCCGACCAGATCGATGTTTCCTCGGATCAGGTGCCATCGGCGGCGCAGTTCTCGCGGATGGCGGTCTATGTCACCCGCACGGTCGAGGACTCGGTGTTCTCCAATCCGTTGTACGACGGGGCCAAGCGAAGCGGTATGTGGCTCGTGCCTATGGCGCGCTACAACCGCTACGGCTATTTCAACAGCGGCCAGGCTGCCCGCGCGGTAGTGGTGATGCCAAGCGGAGGCGCCCTGTTCCGCACCACCGAGTTCCCGCCCGAAAAAAGCCTGTCGCTGACCACCGCCAGCCTCAAGCTGGACAGCCAGGGCAACGTGAGCGGCCGCTACGAGACGCAGTGCGACGGGCTGTTCGACGCCCAGGCCCGCGCCGCGCTGATGGACCTCACCCCGGTGGACCTGGAGAAAAATTTCCAGCAGGCCGCCAACTCGATCAACGAGGGCGCGAGCCTCGAATCCTGGCGCCTGAGCGACCTGAAAGACCTCTGCCTTCCCGCGAGCGCCTCGCTCGATTTCAACGCCCCCGAGCTGGGCGTGCTCCAGGGTGACATGCTGATCCTGCGCCTTCCGCGCGCCCCGTTCGATTTCGCCGGGCTGCCCTACTTTCCGCAGCTGCGCGAGCGTGAGTACGACTTTGTCTCCAGCGGGTCGTTCGTGCTCAGCTCCGAGGTCACGCTCGAGCTGCCCGCGGGCTGGCAGGTGGCCTACAGCCCGCAGACCGACCTGAGCCAGAGCCGTTTCGGCAACGCGGTCACCGCTTGCCGTGTCGAGGCTGGCCGGCTGGTCCTCACCCGCCGTCTCACCGTGACCGCGCGCCGGGTGAGCGTGGCCGATTACGCCGAGTTCCGCAGCTTCCTGGAGCAGTACAGCCTGCCCGAGAAGTCGCTGCTTCTTTTCGAGCGCAGCGCGGGCAAGCAGGCCTCCAAGCGGTAA
- a CDS encoding DUF3857 and transglutaminase domain-containing protein, protein MKIRTWTRALALLLLPALGLSARPLAAADTAAAEIMARLNAVDAAKYPDANAVVLESRRDVKYNADGTYLDRSYELVKVLTEPGKENYGEAGFDYTRQYDAVRIEMARVIKADGRVVDVPAEMIKDVTHPALAQMNIYDANARVQMVTFPNLEVGDAIEYSVLDSCFLPPIEGQYDLIEVFQSGDPILFKQVRVDGPAERPLHHLVKDGALEFKTAGKDGRVSYEWTARDVQRIVEEPAMPSLLSFAPRVLASTLGSWNEVSRWWCDMTGKFRVQDDSLRAITHALTDTLTTDDAKILAIYHFVAQKIRYMGLGTGKKAGFEPKPATETLSTRYGVCRDVAVLMATMLDVVGIKSYVVLTRAGEKIDSEIPTIAFNHAIVALPDGKGGFYFADPTVENTVDLLLTVEADASMLVCTPEGVDLQTSAHSPARDNLGSISARTRVDAAGKLTSEVTVDTRGIYDTAFRGWCKRYQPRQLANFWQQVITRVHPGAVLTGFSTSDPEDLYHAFGIKFSYEIDKYAVQAGNYLLVRSPVATNSFELILRQFLADAGLPERNYTFDLGVTLGSEQKESLVLPAGWHVKSLPSEVDLSSGPLSYDMNYNSSKGGESTPGLTVDYSKQFLIDSKQLDPAQYLELKKILRTSSRSGRGEIILERDGKSAKGASGASN, encoded by the coding sequence ATGAAAATAAGGACCTGGACCCGGGCGCTCGCGCTGCTGTTGCTGCCGGCCCTGGGCCTTAGCGCCCGGCCCCTGGCTGCCGCCGACACCGCGGCCGCCGAGATTATGGCCCGCCTGAACGCGGTGGACGCCGCCAAGTACCCGGATGCCAACGCCGTGGTGCTGGAAAGCCGCCGGGATGTGAAATACAACGCGGACGGCACCTACCTGGACCGCAGCTATGAGCTGGTCAAGGTGCTGACCGAGCCGGGCAAGGAGAACTACGGCGAGGCCGGGTTCGACTACACCCGCCAGTATGACGCCGTGCGGATCGAGATGGCCCGGGTGATCAAGGCGGATGGCCGGGTGGTGGACGTGCCGGCCGAGATGATAAAGGATGTCACCCACCCCGCGCTGGCCCAGATGAACATCTACGACGCCAACGCGCGGGTGCAGATGGTCACGTTCCCCAATCTCGAGGTCGGCGACGCCATCGAGTACTCGGTGCTCGATTCCTGTTTCCTGCCGCCCATCGAGGGCCAGTACGACCTGATCGAGGTCTTCCAGAGCGGCGACCCGATCCTGTTCAAGCAGGTGCGGGTGGACGGTCCGGCGGAGCGGCCCCTGCACCACCTGGTCAAGGATGGCGCGCTGGAGTTCAAGACTGCGGGAAAAGACGGCCGGGTGAGCTACGAGTGGACCGCCCGGGATGTCCAGCGGATCGTGGAGGAGCCGGCCATGCCCAGCCTGCTGAGCTTCGCCCCGCGCGTGCTGGCCTCCACCCTCGGCTCCTGGAACGAGGTCAGCCGCTGGTGGTGCGACATGACCGGCAAGTTCCGGGTCCAGGACGACAGCCTGCGCGCGATCACCCACGCCCTGACCGACACGCTGACTACCGATGACGCCAAGATACTGGCGATCTACCATTTCGTGGCCCAGAAAATCCGCTACATGGGCCTCGGCACCGGCAAGAAAGCCGGGTTCGAGCCCAAGCCAGCCACCGAGACCCTCTCCACCCGCTACGGGGTTTGCCGCGATGTGGCCGTGCTGATGGCCACCATGCTGGACGTGGTGGGGATCAAGAGCTACGTGGTCCTGACCCGCGCCGGCGAGAAGATCGACAGCGAGATCCCGACCATCGCTTTCAACCACGCCATCGTGGCCCTGCCGGACGGCAAGGGCGGGTTCTATTTCGCCGACCCGACCGTGGAGAACACGGTGGACCTTCTGCTCACGGTCGAGGCGGATGCCTCGATGCTGGTCTGCACCCCCGAGGGTGTGGACCTTCAGACCAGCGCCCACTCCCCGGCCCGTGACAACCTCGGCTCCATCTCGGCCCGCACCCGGGTGGATGCCGCCGGCAAGCTGACCAGCGAGGTGACTGTCGACACCCGCGGCATCTACGACACCGCATTCCGCGGCTGGTGCAAGCGCTATCAGCCACGCCAGCTCGCCAATTTCTGGCAGCAGGTGATCACCCGGGTCCACCCGGGCGCCGTGCTGACCGGGTTTTCCACCAGCGACCCTGAGGACCTCTACCACGCTTTCGGGATCAAGTTCAGCTACGAGATCGACAAGTACGCGGTCCAGGCCGGCAACTACCTTCTGGTGCGCTCCCCGGTGGCGACCAACAGCTTCGAGCTGATCCTGCGCCAGTTCCTGGCCGATGCCGGTCTGCCCGAGCGCAACTACACGTTCGACCTGGGAGTGACCCTCGGCTCGGAGCAGAAAGAGAGCCTGGTCCTGCCCGCGGGCTGGCACGTGAAATCCCTGCCCAGCGAGGTGGACCTCAGTTCCGGGCCTCTGTCCTACGACATGAACTACAACAGTTCCAAAGGCGGCGAGAGCACCCCCGGCCTCACGGTCGATTACAGCAAGCAGTTCCTGATCGATTCCAAGCAGCTCGACCCGGCCCAGTACCTGGAGCTGAAAAAGATCCTGCGCACCAGCTCGCGCAGCGGCCGCGGCGAGATTATTCTGGAGCGTGACGGCAAGAGCGCCAAGGGCGCCTCCGGCGCTTCCAACTGA
- a CDS encoding DUF5107 domain-containing protein, with protein sequence MSRLRGFLLSLAVFAAFVSSGRAEEVKVYSAPLTIPTYQIGAPEQMPAFGKMVYPYAMLDKLTDNKVQKQYNALWVENEYVKALVLPEIGGRLHGAQDKTNGYQFLYDQVTIKPGLVGMTGAWISGGVEWNFPHGHRPSGFRNTDWTLQENPDGSKTAWTGEIDLVYGMRWAVGTTVYPGRNWVETKVRLYNCTPYAQSFQYWATAAVRITENYQAVIPGEIATGHYKHDFYHWPINDGVNISYWKNIPPASSFFSWESKSDYFGGYSPESKGGMVHFADHNIVRGKKLWTWGTAPSGRIWEKILTDGDAPYFEPQAGAYSDNQPDYHWILPGETKVFTHYWFPVRDIGVYDYANLEGALNIELDKGKAKFGWSPTGKNEGAKVVLSAKGGEIYSKTVSADPAKPFIDEVKAPKGVDLYDLTMTVISAKGDTLLTFAHPRPTNPPLPTPAPRDPKPADVKSVDELFTIGDRTEKFREIERALPYYEEALRRDPGDVRTNTALGLIELKQGSFEKALPLFEKSLERDAAFYKAWYYKGMAQLWLGQEADAEFSLNRASYDFTYYAAAEMDLAQLALRQGRPEKALEHIERSVRGNGDNVEAIDVKGLILNKLGRNQEALALAESVRKTDPLDLLSLAVKGLALRDLGRGSEAGDVRDEALKIMRGDAQNNIELALRLGRCGMYDLASMVLSNATESGDNNAMLLYYDAWYNHLAGNESRAAALLSQAAKGSSRYVFPNRLEALPVLNWALQKNGSDALALYFLGHVLYNFDRQGEAVEAWKKSAALDGGNAVAWRNLGFALNEKKEYAAAAEAYTAALKADPSSGQALYEFDAVNKKLGKDMDARLAVLEANMNAVEACDPALTQLISLYVQKGRYEEALKYLSDHHFHSWEGRYGIHQYWVESNIMKGDAAFAKNDFQSALAAYQASMQYPENLEVAEPFRANHARKEYKIGLALEALSQKGEARKMFQKVVEVQTRPDDAHQYYRGLALAKLGRKAESTKVFQDFLAAVQSKPETNDHVIEDGINFDPDRRAEAIQDYKLSLAYEGLGDKAQSDSYRTKALSEDPIVSLRAVSPPRAGW encoded by the coding sequence GTGTCGAGATTGCGTGGCTTTCTGCTGTCACTGGCCGTGTTCGCGGCGTTCGTTTCGAGCGGACGGGCCGAGGAGGTCAAGGTCTACAGCGCACCGCTGACCATCCCCACCTACCAGATCGGCGCTCCCGAGCAGATGCCGGCTTTCGGGAAGATGGTCTACCCCTACGCCATGTTGGACAAGCTGACCGACAACAAGGTGCAGAAACAGTACAACGCCCTCTGGGTGGAGAATGAATATGTCAAGGCCCTGGTGCTGCCCGAGATCGGCGGCCGCCTGCACGGGGCGCAGGACAAGACCAACGGCTACCAGTTCCTGTACGACCAGGTGACCATAAAGCCCGGCCTGGTGGGTATGACCGGGGCCTGGATCTCCGGCGGCGTGGAGTGGAATTTCCCTCACGGCCACCGTCCCTCCGGCTTCCGCAACACGGACTGGACCCTCCAGGAGAACCCGGACGGCTCCAAGACCGCCTGGACCGGCGAGATCGACCTGGTCTACGGGATGCGCTGGGCCGTGGGCACCACCGTGTACCCGGGGCGTAACTGGGTCGAGACCAAGGTGCGCCTGTACAACTGCACCCCCTACGCCCAGTCGTTCCAGTACTGGGCCACCGCCGCGGTGCGAATCACCGAGAACTACCAGGCCGTGATCCCCGGTGAGATCGCCACCGGCCACTACAAGCACGATTTCTACCACTGGCCTATCAACGACGGCGTGAACATCAGCTACTGGAAGAACATCCCGCCGGCCTCCAGCTTCTTCTCCTGGGAATCCAAGTCCGACTATTTCGGCGGCTACTCTCCCGAGTCCAAGGGCGGCATGGTCCATTTCGCCGACCACAACATCGTGCGCGGCAAGAAACTCTGGACCTGGGGCACCGCGCCCAGCGGCCGCATCTGGGAGAAAATCCTGACCGACGGCGACGCGCCCTATTTCGAGCCGCAGGCCGGGGCCTATTCCGACAACCAGCCCGACTACCACTGGATACTGCCCGGCGAGACCAAGGTGTTCACGCACTACTGGTTCCCGGTCCGCGACATCGGGGTCTACGATTACGCCAACCTCGAGGGTGCGCTGAATATCGAGCTGGACAAGGGCAAGGCCAAGTTCGGCTGGTCGCCCACCGGCAAGAACGAGGGCGCAAAAGTGGTCCTGAGCGCCAAGGGCGGCGAAATCTACTCCAAAACCGTGAGCGCCGACCCGGCCAAGCCGTTCATCGACGAGGTCAAGGCGCCCAAGGGCGTGGACCTGTACGACCTGACCATGACCGTGATCTCGGCCAAGGGCGACACCCTGCTCACCTTTGCCCACCCACGGCCGACCAACCCGCCGCTGCCCACACCGGCCCCGCGTGACCCGAAGCCGGCGGATGTGAAGAGCGTGGATGAGCTGTTCACCATCGGCGACCGCACCGAGAAGTTCCGCGAGATCGAGCGGGCGCTGCCCTACTACGAGGAAGCTCTGCGCCGTGACCCGGGCGATGTGCGCACCAACACCGCGCTCGGGCTGATCGAGCTCAAGCAGGGCTCGTTCGAGAAAGCCCTGCCGCTGTTCGAAAAATCGCTGGAGCGGGACGCGGCTTTTTACAAGGCCTGGTACTACAAAGGTATGGCCCAGCTCTGGCTCGGGCAGGAGGCGGACGCCGAGTTCAGCCTCAACCGCGCCAGCTACGATTTCACGTATTATGCCGCCGCCGAGATGGACCTGGCCCAGCTGGCCCTGCGTCAGGGCCGCCCGGAGAAAGCCCTGGAGCACATCGAGCGCTCGGTCCGCGGCAACGGTGACAACGTGGAGGCCATCGATGTAAAGGGCTTGATCCTCAATAAGCTGGGACGCAACCAGGAGGCCCTGGCCCTGGCCGAGAGCGTGCGCAAGACCGATCCGCTCGACCTGCTCTCTCTGGCGGTGAAGGGCCTGGCCCTGCGTGACCTGGGCCGCGGCTCCGAGGCCGGGGATGTGAGGGACGAGGCGCTGAAGATCATGCGCGGCGACGCGCAGAACAACATCGAGCTGGCGCTGCGCCTGGGCCGCTGCGGTATGTACGACCTGGCCTCGATGGTGCTCTCCAACGCCACCGAGAGCGGCGACAACAACGCGATGCTCCTGTACTACGATGCCTGGTACAACCACCTGGCCGGCAACGAGAGCCGCGCCGCCGCCCTGCTGAGCCAGGCCGCGAAAGGCTCCAGCCGCTACGTGTTCCCCAACCGTCTCGAGGCCCTGCCGGTGCTGAACTGGGCCCTGCAGAAGAATGGCTCCGATGCCCTGGCGCTGTATTTCCTGGGCCATGTGCTCTACAATTTCGACCGCCAGGGCGAGGCCGTCGAGGCCTGGAAGAAATCCGCCGCCCTGGACGGCGGCAACGCCGTGGCTTGGCGCAACCTGGGCTTTGCGCTGAACGAGAAGAAAGAGTACGCCGCCGCGGCCGAGGCCTATACCGCCGCCCTCAAGGCCGATCCCTCATCCGGCCAGGCGCTGTACGAGTTCGACGCGGTGAACAAGAAGCTGGGCAAGGACATGGATGCGCGCCTGGCGGTCCTGGAAGCGAACATGAACGCGGTCGAGGCCTGCGATCCGGCCCTGACCCAGCTCATCTCGCTCTACGTGCAGAAAGGCCGCTACGAGGAAGCTCTCAAGTACCTGTCCGACCACCATTTCCATTCGTGGGAGGGCCGCTACGGCATACACCAGTACTGGGTCGAGAGCAACATCATGAAGGGTGACGCCGCTTTCGCCAAGAACGATTTCCAGAGCGCCTTGGCCGCTTACCAGGCCTCGATGCAATACCCCGAGAACCTCGAGGTGGCCGAGCCGTTCCGCGCCAACCATGCCCGCAAGGAGTACAAGATCGGCCTGGCCCTGGAAGCCCTGAGCCAGAAAGGCGAGGCGCGCAAGATGTTCCAGAAGGTGGTCGAGGTCCAAACCCGCCCGGATGACGCACACCAGTACTACCGCGGACTGGCCCTGGCCAAGCTGGGCAGGAAAGCCGAGTCGACCAAAGTGTTCCAGGATTTCCTGGCCGCGGTGCAGAGCAAGCCCGAGACCAACGACCACGTGATCGAGGATGGGATCAATTTCGACCCGGACCGCCGGGCCGAGGCGATCCAGGACTACAAGCTGTCCCTGGCCTACGAGGGCCTGGGCGACAAGGCGCAGTCCGACTCCTACCGGACCAAGGCCCTGTCCGAGGACCCGATCGTGTCCCTGCGCGCTGTCAGCCCGCCGCGCGCTGGCTGGTGA